Proteins from one Astatotilapia calliptera chromosome 8, fAstCal1.2, whole genome shotgun sequence genomic window:
- the vps25 gene encoding vacuolar protein-sorting-associated protein 25 yields MSFEWPWQYNFPPFFTLQPNVDTRQKQLAAWCSLALSYCRHHKLYTLDVMEAQESPMFNNKKIERKLSMEAIQVVFEELRKKGNLEWLDKNKSRCLVMWRRPEEWGKLIYQWVSKNGMVNSVFTLYELSNGDDTEGEEFHGLEDWMLLRSLQALQTEGKAELFTMDDGKGVKFF; encoded by the exons ATGAGTTTTGAGTGGCCGTGGCAGTACAATTTTCCACCGTTTTTCAC ACTACAGCCCAATGTTGACACGAGACAGAAGCAGCTGGCGGCATGGTGCTCACTGGCTCTGTCCTACTGCCGGCATCACAAGCTCTACACGCTGGATGTCATGGAGGCTCAGGAAAGCCCCATGttcaacaacaagaagataGAAC GAAAACTGTCAATGGAAGCAATTCAAGTTGTTTTTGAGGAACTGAGGAAAAAAG GCAACCTCGAGTGGTTGGACAAAAACAAGTCTCGGTGTTTAGTCATGTGGAGACGACCAGAGGAATGGGGCAAGTTAATATATCAGTGG GTTTCCAAAAACGGTATGGTCAACTCTGTGTTTACACTTTATGAGCTGTCCAATGGTGATGACACAGAAGGTGAAG AGTTCCACGGTCTGGAGGACTGGATGCTGCTTCGCTCGCTGCAGGCTTTACAGACAGAAGGCAAAGCCGAGCTCTTCACCATGGATGATGGAAAAGGCGTCAAGTTCTTCTAA